A single genomic interval of Bradyrhizobium sp. sBnM-33 harbors:
- a CDS encoding transposase, giving the protein MLHGPRHHGEPAWAGGGRQGHACQWHRRTPRVGDHAEGETQGRRPPHHGRRGQGVRYRRSCRQSSRHRRDTACDAEPGRHQTGKTRTSAIDERTTRHQGYGMSQSRRAMVECIFGWGKQHGTMRKTKHRGIARVAAGFLLNLIAYNLIRIPKLLAA; this is encoded by the coding sequence TTGCTACATGGGCCACGCCACCATGGAGAACCGGCATGGGCTGGCGGTGGCCGGCAGGGTCACGCATGCCAATGGCACCGCCGAACGCCGCGCGTCGGAGACCATGCTGAAGGCGAGACGCAAGGCCGCAGGCCGCCGCATCACGGCCGGCGAGGACAAGGCGTACGATACCGCCGATCATGTCGCCAATCTTCGCGCCATCGGCGTGACACCGCATGTGACGCAGAACCAGGCCGTCACCAAACCGGCAAGACCCGCACCAGTGCCATCGATGAACGAACCACCCGGCATCAAGGCTATGGCATGTCGCAATCGCGCCGGGCGATGGTCGAGTGCATTTTCGGATGGGGCAAGCAGCACGGCACCATGCGCAAGACCAAGCATCGTGGCATCGCTCGCGTCGCCGCCGGCTTCCTGCTCAATCTGATCGCCTATAACCTGATCCGCATTCCAAAACTGCTTGCCGCTTAG
- the istA gene encoding IS21 family transposase, whose translation MRHVRDVIRLKSAGMPTREIARRVGTAPSTVRLTIRRFEASGLTWPLPDDITDTELEARLFASAGAGPGTRRGHRRQAEPDWAAVHRELRRKHVTLSILWEEYIAGEPGGYRYSRFCELYRGWEGRLSVTMRQSHAAGDKLFVDYAGDGVPVVIDRFSGQRRAAQIFVAVLGASSFTYAQATWTQGLADWISGHVGAFEAIDGVPALLVPDNTKVAVIKACLYDPQINRSYADMAAHYGTAILPARPRRPRDKAKVEQAVLMVERWLLGRLRHRTFHSLAEVNAAIAELLTRLNEERPIRRLGVTRRKLLEEIDRPALKALPESPYVFAEWRICRVSIDYHVEVEAHYYSVPHRFVRAEVEVRFTARTVEIFHKGERIAAHQRMSGNHKHTTVPEHMASSHRRYAGWTIERIRKDAASIGPATAALCDLILDERTHPEQGFRACLGIIRLARSYGHERLDAAAMRAIDIGARTYGSVKSILANNLDRRPSPKRSADDAPILHPSIRGPRYYN comes from the coding sequence ATGCGCCACGTGCGCGATGTGATCAGATTGAAGTCGGCCGGGATGCCGACCCGCGAGATAGCGCGGCGGGTGGGGACGGCCCCTTCGACGGTGCGGTTGACGATCCGCCGGTTCGAGGCATCGGGGCTGACCTGGCCGTTGCCCGACGACATCACCGACACTGAGCTGGAGGCCCGGCTGTTCGCCAGCGCGGGAGCCGGTCCCGGCACCCGGCGGGGCCATCGCCGGCAGGCCGAGCCGGACTGGGCGGCGGTGCATCGCGAACTCCGGCGCAAGCACGTGACGCTGTCGATCTTGTGGGAGGAATACATCGCGGGCGAACCCGGCGGGTATCGCTATTCGCGCTTCTGCGAGCTCTACCGCGGCTGGGAAGGCCGGCTGTCGGTGACGATGCGCCAGTCGCATGCGGCCGGCGACAAGCTGTTCGTCGACTATGCGGGCGACGGCGTGCCGGTGGTGATCGACCGGTTCAGCGGCCAGCGGCGCGCCGCGCAGATCTTCGTCGCAGTGCTCGGCGCATCGAGCTTCACCTACGCGCAGGCGACCTGGACGCAGGGGCTCGCTGACTGGATCAGCGGCCACGTCGGCGCCTTCGAGGCGATCGACGGCGTGCCGGCGCTGCTGGTGCCGGACAACACCAAGGTCGCCGTGATCAAGGCCTGCCTCTACGATCCGCAGATCAACCGCAGCTACGCCGACATGGCGGCGCATTACGGCACCGCCATTCTGCCGGCCAGGCCGCGACGGCCACGGGACAAGGCGAAGGTTGAGCAGGCGGTCCTCATGGTCGAGCGCTGGCTGCTCGGGCGGCTGCGCCACCGCACCTTCCACAGCCTCGCCGAGGTCAACGCGGCGATCGCCGAGTTGCTGACCCGGCTCAACGAGGAGCGGCCGATCCGGCGGCTCGGCGTGACCCGCCGCAAGCTGTTGGAGGAGATCGACCGGCCGGCACTCAAAGCCTTGCCGGAAAGCCCTTACGTGTTTGCCGAGTGGCGGATCTGCCGGGTCAGCATCGACTATCACGTCGAGGTCGAGGCGCATTACTACAGCGTCCCGCATCGCTTCGTCCGCGCCGAGGTCGAGGTGCGCTTCACCGCCCGCACCGTCGAGATTTTCCACAAGGGTGAGCGGATTGCCGCGCATCAGCGCATGAGCGGCAACCACAAGCACACGACCGTGCCGGAACACATGGCGTCCAGTCATCGGCGCTACGCCGGCTGGACCATCGAGCGCATCCGCAAGGATGCCGCCTCGATCGGGCCGGCCACCGCGGCGCTGTGCGACCTGATCCTCGATGAGCGCACACACCCCGAGCAGGGCTTCCGCGCCTGTCTCGGCATCATCCGGCTCGCCCGATCCTACGGGCACGAGCGGCTCGATGCCGCCGCCATGCGGGCGATCGACATCGGCGCGCGCACCTACGGCTCAGTCAAATCGATCCTCGCCAACAATCTCGATCGGCGTCCTTCACCCAAGCGCTCCGCGGACGATGCGCCGATCCTCCATCCCAGTATCCGCGGGCCGCGCTACTACAACTAG
- a CDS encoding tyrosine-type recombinase/integrase, which produces MLEHLFRKVHACYTESPNGALLEDFAAWLISAGYARPTACRHVRGLKEALDRMGAARLDCDTGVSERFLSQAFSSASLQGTRCAVVRFLTVRRLLVREPSPDPFSSLLDRYRRHLSEVRGLTSATLEQHIATAKSLLAHALPTDAPLHALSTAAVERFVITEARRIKRQTLQHVVARLRAFLRFCFDQGEVQERLDIIDAPRTYRGELPPRALAWPLVQRLLRSIDRSNRLGWRDYTILHLMAHYGLRPSEIITLSFGSIDWENKSLHVKQCKTRSDLILPLADQTLRILRHYLRRGRPGGKYPELFLRASTPVGPLTHYAIGDLYQKRAGQSGLPLQGTSSYCLRHSFAMRLLDRGVGVKVIGDLMGHRTLESTCVYLRLQTEALREVALSLPKATIGIEEDAR; this is translated from the coding sequence ATGCTCGAACACTTATTTCGGAAGGTTCACGCGTGCTACACGGAATCGCCCAATGGCGCTTTGTTGGAAGATTTCGCCGCTTGGCTCATCTCGGCTGGATACGCCCGACCCACAGCCTGCCGCCACGTACGAGGGCTAAAGGAAGCCCTCGATCGGATGGGCGCGGCGCGGCTTGATTGCGATACTGGCGTTTCAGAGAGGTTTTTGTCGCAAGCATTTTCTTCCGCGTCATTGCAAGGCACTCGATGCGCCGTTGTACGCTTTCTCACCGTGAGAAGACTGCTCGTCAGGGAACCATCGCCAGACCCGTTCTCATCGCTTCTTGATCGCTACAGACGGCATCTATCGGAGGTGCGTGGCCTTACCAGCGCGACGCTGGAACAGCACATCGCAACGGCGAAGAGCTTGCTCGCGCACGCTTTGCCAACTGACGCCCCGCTGCATGCGTTATCAACCGCTGCAGTCGAACGGTTCGTAATCACCGAAGCCCGGCGGATCAAACGACAGACACTACAGCACGTTGTCGCTCGCCTTCGTGCTTTTCTTCGGTTTTGCTTCGACCAAGGCGAGGTCCAAGAGCGGCTCGACATAATTGACGCGCCGCGCACCTATCGAGGTGAACTACCACCTCGAGCCCTGGCATGGCCGCTCGTCCAGCGGCTGCTGCGTTCCATCGATCGATCGAACCGACTTGGCTGGCGAGACTATACGATCCTTCATTTGATGGCGCACTACGGCCTGCGTCCCTCAGAGATCATCACATTGAGCTTTGGCTCCATCGATTGGGAGAACAAGTCGCTCCACGTCAAGCAGTGCAAAACCAGATCGGATCTGATCCTTCCTCTGGCCGACCAAACGCTGCGGATTCTCAGACACTATCTGCGCCGCGGCCGGCCTGGCGGGAAGTACCCTGAACTGTTCCTCCGCGCCAGCACCCCGGTCGGCCCGCTCACGCACTACGCCATCGGCGATCTCTACCAGAAGCGCGCGGGTCAGAGCGGGCTGCCACTGCAGGGTACATCCTCATACTGCCTGCGCCATTCATTTGCGATGCGTCTGCTAGACCGCGGCGTCGGCGTGAAGGTGATCGGTGATCTGATGGGTCATCGTACTCTGGAGAGCACCTGTGTCTATCTCCGGCTGCAGACCGAAGCCCTGCGAGAGGTCGCGCTTTCCCTGCCGAAGGCGACCATCGGCATCGAGGAGGACGCGAGATGA
- a CDS encoding tyrosine-type recombinase/integrase — protein MLAAADRLAPTSTSPLRPAVMRLAVVLLYTAGLRRGELLHLTLADVDPRHGTLHIRASKFHKSRIVPLSPDAARELRSYLRKRLRPPLSRSADSPLLCNSKGRMRGYTGTGLRQGIQALFRAANICGTDGRTPRVHDFRHNSGNWIIPATDGQRRHFPENRGGVGT, from the coding sequence ATGTTGGCCGCGGCCGATCGTTTGGCCCCGACTTCGACCTCGCCGCTTCGGCCAGCCGTGATGCGACTTGCCGTGGTCCTGCTCTACACGGCAGGGCTCCGTCGGGGCGAACTGCTGCACCTCACATTGGCCGACGTGGATCCCCGCCACGGCACTTTGCACATTCGGGCATCGAAGTTCCACAAGTCGCGGATCGTCCCGTTGTCGCCAGACGCCGCTCGGGAGCTGAGGTCGTACCTCAGGAAGCGGCTTCGGCCACCGCTGAGCCGTTCAGCGGATTCACCCTTGCTTTGCAACAGCAAGGGGCGCATGCGCGGCTACACGGGTACCGGCCTGCGGCAAGGAATCCAAGCGCTATTCCGAGCAGCTAACATTTGCGGCACCGACGGACGAACCCCGCGGGTGCACGATTTTCGTCATAATTCCGGCAACTGGATTATTCCGGCAACTGACGGACAACGTCGGCATTTTCCGGAGAATCGCGGGGGTGTGGGTACATGA
- a CDS encoding site-specific integrase, protein MTITLKSAVTVSTQRVCIGSIAAHIDKFAESLAGEGYVSQTVKAKCALVADLSHWLKQRGVPLAQLDEVRLKQFHTHRRGSRRRGDVSTGHQLLDHLRCLGVVSALPQKVDWTALGQLTRDYESFLSSERGLAPATLISYLPIVRRFLTAHFGNKALRLQDLQPQDLHRFILRQVPRGSRTYSKLMVTALRSFLRFLCQRGSIKTDLASALFGVAHWRLSHLPKSLPPDQVERLLRCCDRSTASGQRDYAILLLLARLGLRGGEVLAMTLDDLDWERGEILVRGKGQRLERLPLPKDIGTALVQYLRQVRPTCSTRKVFIRLKAPHRGLRQTSICCVVRRALQRAGLNPDFKGAHLLRHSLATKMLCRGASLGEIGQLLRHRQPTTTQIYAKVDIKALRGIALPWMGGAS, encoded by the coding sequence ATGACGATAACTCTCAAGAGCGCTGTTACGGTATCAACCCAACGCGTCTGCATCGGCTCAATCGCCGCTCATATAGATAAATTTGCGGAGTCCCTCGCGGGCGAGGGTTACGTTTCGCAGACCGTAAAAGCCAAATGTGCACTGGTGGCGGATCTCAGCCACTGGCTCAAGCAGCGTGGAGTGCCACTGGCACAACTCGATGAGGTGAGGCTCAAACAGTTTCACACCCACCGTCGTGGCTCAAGGCGACGCGGCGATGTATCTACCGGTCATCAGCTGTTGGATCATTTGCGGTGCCTCGGAGTCGTTTCTGCATTGCCGCAAAAAGTGGACTGGACCGCCCTCGGGCAGCTCACACGCGACTACGAGAGCTTCTTAAGTTCGGAACGCGGCTTGGCGCCCGCGACATTGATCAGCTATCTGCCCATCGTGCGAAGGTTCTTGACCGCGCATTTCGGGAACAAGGCGCTGCGTCTTCAGGATCTGCAGCCGCAGGACCTACATCGGTTCATTCTTCGTCAAGTTCCGCGGGGCAGTCGCACCTATTCCAAGCTCATGGTCACGGCACTGCGCTCGTTCCTTCGCTTCCTGTGTCAGCGCGGAAGCATCAAGACTGACTTGGCCTCCGCCCTATTCGGGGTGGCCCACTGGCGATTGTCTCATTTGCCAAAATCGCTCCCGCCCGACCAGGTCGAGCGACTCCTGCGCTGCTGCGATCGCAGCACTGCGTCCGGCCAGCGTGATTACGCAATCTTGCTGCTTTTAGCTCGCCTCGGTTTGCGCGGCGGAGAAGTACTGGCCATGACCTTGGACGACTTGGACTGGGAGCGCGGCGAGATCCTCGTGCGCGGCAAAGGCCAGCGATTGGAACGATTGCCGTTGCCTAAAGATATCGGCACGGCTCTGGTTCAATATCTGCGCCAGGTTCGTCCAACGTGTTCGACGCGCAAGGTTTTTATCCGCCTGAAAGCCCCGCACCGCGGCCTTCGCCAGACCTCCATTTGCTGTGTAGTTCGTCGTGCCCTCCAGCGCGCCGGATTGAACCCCGATTTCAAAGGGGCGCATTTATTGAGGCATTCTCTAGCCACCAAGATGCTGTGCCGAGGTGCGTCCCTCGGCGAGATAGGTCAACTGCTTCGTCACCGGCAACCCACGACGACCCAGATCTACGCCAAGGTCGATATCAAAGCGCTACGCGGCATAGCCCTTCCGTGGATGGGAGGTGCGTCATGA
- a CDS encoding tyrosine-type recombinase/integrase yields MSSLQIALDEYLSVRRALGYKLVLEGRLLRRFIEFAKHARADYITTELALKWATQPAHAQPSQWANRLGMVRRFARYCCPNDPRTVVPPPDLLPHQYRRVAPYIYSDQEIIRLLEAARQLPSTIGLRRHTFATLFGLYAASGLRANEALRLDRDDVDLINGVLTIRDTKFGKTRYVPVHPSTRHALQRYANLRDRLCRTPSSPRFFLSDRGTRVTYDMLRWTFVKVSRQIGLRGPRDSHGPRLHGLRHRLAINTLVKWHRRGVDVERNLPALSAYLGHAHITDTQWYLTATPQLLRYVLRRVERSERRGRP; encoded by the coding sequence ATGAGTTCGTTGCAAATCGCACTCGATGAGTATCTCTCCGTGCGTCGTGCTCTGGGATACAAGTTGGTTCTGGAAGGGCGGCTGTTGCGTCGATTCATCGAATTTGCCAAGCACGCGCGGGCCGATTACATCACCACCGAACTGGCCTTGAAGTGGGCAACCCAGCCGGCCCATGCACAGCCGTCCCAGTGGGCCAACCGCTTAGGAATGGTGCGCCGCTTCGCGCGGTACTGCTGCCCCAACGATCCGCGCACCGTTGTACCGCCGCCTGATTTGCTTCCGCATCAGTACCGTCGGGTGGCACCCTACATCTACAGTGACCAGGAGATCATCCGTCTACTCGAGGCGGCGCGGCAGTTGCCGTCCACAATCGGTTTGCGGCGCCACACCTTTGCCACGCTCTTTGGATTGTACGCGGCCAGTGGCTTGCGGGCCAACGAAGCATTGCGTCTCGATCGCGACGATGTGGACCTGATCAACGGCGTGCTGACAATTCGGGATACCAAGTTCGGTAAGACCAGATACGTTCCCGTGCATCCTTCCACGCGACACGCTTTGCAACGCTACGCAAATCTTCGAGATCGCTTGTGTCGCACCCCGAGCAGTCCCAGATTCTTCCTTTCCGATCGTGGAACCCGCGTGACTTACGACATGCTGCGATGGACGTTTGTCAAAGTGTCTCGCCAGATCGGCCTGCGCGGTCCACGTGATTCGCACGGCCCCCGTCTGCATGGGTTACGCCACCGGCTTGCCATTAATACGCTTGTCAAGTGGCATCGCCGTGGAGTCGATGTCGAACGTAATCTGCCAGCGCTCAGTGCGTATTTAGGCCACGCACATATCACTGACACCCAGTGGTACCTCACCGCGACCCCGCAGTTGCTGCGCTACGTGCTGCGGCGTGTGGAGCGATCCGAGCGCAGGGGTCGTCCATGA
- a CDS encoding tyrosine-type recombinase/integrase, which translates to MKGISQFPTLLESFFMDRLMRQRQASPHTIASYRDTFRLLMQYAQQRLHKTPSQLIMPDLDTPFLGAFLDHLEQKRDNSARSRNVRLAAIHSFFRYVSLHAPEYNALAQRVLAMQSKRYVRRPICFLTPVEIEALLAAPDLNTWSGRRDRALLLLAVQTGLRAAELTGLRCENIALGTGAHVQCLGKGRKSRSTPLRKETIAVLRGWLRERQGQASDPVFPTTRGHALGHDGLEYLLNKHMVVARRHCPSLNKKRITPHSLRHSLAMNLLHHGADRSVIALWLGHEDVQTTSVYLQADMQIKEQALAKTTVTGARASRYQPTDRILAFLKTL; encoded by the coding sequence ATGAAAGGAATCAGCCAATTTCCTACTCTGCTGGAGTCATTCTTCATGGATCGACTGATGCGGCAGCGACAGGCGAGTCCCCACACCATCGCAAGCTACCGCGACACCTTTCGCCTGCTGATGCAATATGCACAGCAGCGGCTACACAAGACACCGTCACAGTTGATCATGCCGGATTTGGATACTCCGTTCCTCGGCGCCTTTCTCGATCATCTTGAGCAAAAACGGGACAATAGCGCCCGCAGCCGCAACGTGCGTCTCGCTGCCATCCATTCGTTCTTTCGCTACGTTTCGTTGCATGCGCCGGAATACAACGCGTTGGCGCAGCGCGTGCTCGCCATGCAAAGTAAACGCTACGTGCGTCGACCGATCTGTTTCCTCACGCCGGTCGAAATTGAAGCTCTGCTCGCCGCGCCGGACCTCAACACCTGGAGCGGACGACGCGATCGAGCCCTGTTGCTGCTGGCCGTGCAGACCGGATTGCGCGCAGCAGAACTCACCGGCTTGCGCTGTGAGAACATCGCCTTGGGTACCGGTGCACACGTGCAGTGCTTGGGAAAGGGACGCAAAAGCCGGTCCACTCCGCTTCGCAAAGAGACCATCGCAGTGCTGCGCGGTTGGCTGCGAGAACGTCAGGGGCAAGCTTCCGATCCAGTCTTTCCGACCACACGAGGGCATGCCTTAGGTCATGACGGCTTGGAATACCTGCTCAACAAGCACATGGTCGTGGCTCGCCGTCATTGTCCCTCCCTGAACAAAAAACGTATCACGCCCCATTCCTTGAGACACTCGCTCGCGATGAACCTTCTTCACCACGGTGCTGATCGTTCTGTTATCGCTCTCTGGCTGGGTCACGAAGACGTCCAAACGACGTCTGTTTACTTACAGGCCGACATGCAGATCAAAGAGCAGGCGTTGGCTAAGACCACGGTCACGGGGGCTCGCGCCTCTCGCTACCAGCCCACCGATCGTATTTTGGCCTTCCTGAAGACGCTCTGA
- a CDS encoding tyrosine-type recombinase/integrase produces the protein MRSQRPNELGKGIERFFREYLPTLRGTSRHTIRNYRDAIVLFLRFTSSQKAKAIEDLDLVDFTARQVQDFLAFLEAERHNGVATRNARLAALHTFARFLATEQPAYLAELQRVLGVPFKRGARTKPIEYLEPQEVEALLKSIDRSTPGGKRDYALFALMLNTGARVQEILDLRPCDIRTDPPHQVRLHGKGGKTRLCPIWPQTAQLLQELSNNVAHSGGSDSPLFVNRQGNKLTRFGVRYLLKKHIVAGARATRTLQEKRIHPHSLRHTTAIFLLKAGVDFCDYQSMAGTFVAEHNHDLCKGGHRSQTPGAYAGVP, from the coding sequence ATGAGATCCCAAAGACCTAACGAACTCGGCAAGGGCATCGAGCGGTTCTTCCGCGAGTACCTGCCGACGCTCCGGGGTACCAGCCGACACACCATACGCAACTACCGGGATGCCATCGTGCTGTTCTTGCGTTTTACTTCGTCGCAAAAAGCCAAGGCTATCGAGGATCTCGACCTCGTCGATTTCACCGCCAGGCAGGTCCAGGACTTCCTGGCCTTTCTGGAGGCCGAGCGTCACAATGGCGTCGCCACCCGCAATGCGCGGCTGGCGGCGCTGCATACATTTGCTCGCTTTCTTGCAACCGAACAGCCCGCCTATCTAGCCGAGCTGCAGCGCGTGCTAGGCGTACCGTTCAAACGCGGCGCGCGTACCAAGCCGATCGAATACCTTGAGCCGCAGGAAGTCGAAGCGTTGCTCAAATCGATCGATCGCTCAACGCCAGGGGGTAAGCGCGACTATGCCTTGTTTGCACTGATGCTCAACACGGGGGCCCGCGTTCAGGAGATACTCGATCTGCGGCCGTGCGACATACGCACCGATCCTCCTCATCAAGTCCGGCTGCACGGCAAGGGCGGCAAAACGCGATTATGTCCAATTTGGCCGCAAACCGCACAACTTCTGCAAGAACTCTCGAACAACGTCGCTCATTCAGGAGGTAGCGACTCTCCGCTGTTCGTAAACCGCCAGGGCAACAAATTGACCCGCTTTGGCGTTCGTTACCTGCTCAAGAAGCACATTGTAGCCGGAGCCAGGGCAACTCGCACGCTGCAGGAGAAGCGGATCCATCCCCATTCCTTGCGGCATACGACCGCCATCTTTCTCCTGAAGGCGGGAGTCGACTTTTGCGACTATCAGTCAATGGCTGGGACATTCGTCGCTGAACACAACCATGACCTATGCAAGGGCGGACATCGATCTCAAACGCCAGGCGCTTATGCAGGTGTTCCCTGA
- a CDS encoding aldo/keto reductase: MDHLQTQGISLPRLGLGTFRMQGDVCRAAVESALALGYRHIDTAEMYANEDAIGRAIASFPLPRNDLHLTTKVWHKNLAPDAIRRAFDTSLNKLRVEFVDLYLVHWPSRSMNLPAVFETMVKLKEDGLTRAIGVANFTMSLLKTTVEEIKAPIACNQIEYHVMLSQSKVKSYLDNKGIPLVAYSPLLQGCAESNATLIEIGKKHNATVAQVALKWLLDQPGVAVIPKASRTESQKANLDALKVDLDDDDRRAIGALPKDKRLVNPGFAPAWD; this comes from the coding sequence ATGGATCATTTGCAGACGCAAGGCATCAGCCTGCCGCGGCTCGGCCTCGGCACCTTTCGCATGCAGGGCGATGTCTGCCGTGCTGCGGTAGAGAGCGCCCTTGCCCTCGGGTATCGCCACATCGACACCGCAGAAATGTACGCCAACGAAGACGCCATCGGGCGTGCGATTGCATCTTTCCCTCTCCCCCGCAACGACCTGCATCTCACGACAAAAGTCTGGCATAAGAATCTCGCGCCGGACGCGATCCGCCGAGCCTTCGATACGAGCCTCAACAAGCTTAGAGTCGAATTCGTGGATCTCTATCTGGTGCATTGGCCCTCGCGCAGCATGAACCTTCCGGCGGTATTCGAGACGATGGTGAAGCTGAAAGAGGATGGACTCACCCGCGCGATCGGGGTTGCCAATTTCACCATGTCTCTGCTCAAGACCACCGTCGAGGAGATCAAGGCACCAATCGCTTGCAACCAGATCGAGTATCACGTGATGCTCAGCCAGTCGAAGGTCAAAAGTTATCTCGACAACAAAGGCATTCCGCTGGTGGCCTATTCCCCGCTGCTGCAAGGCTGCGCGGAAAGCAATGCCACTCTGATAGAGATCGGGAAGAAGCACAATGCAACCGTAGCGCAGGTAGCGCTGAAATGGCTGCTCGACCAGCCCGGCGTCGCCGTAATCCCGAAGGCCTCACGCACCGAAAGCCAGAAGGCGAATCTGGATGCGCTGAAGGTCGACCTCGATGACGACGATCGCAGAGCGATCGGGGCCTTGCCGAAGGACAAGCGTCTTGTGAATCCAGGTTTCGCGCCGGCCTGGGATTAA
- a CDS encoding amidohydrolase family protein encodes MALTLDDPDPLTESLEAALQLGLHLEVSGGIEGRERLAELLLADGHRLVFRGFGLADCGRDPAWDPRLQRLLALAKGANAWVKLSGIGRVPHGWAQAAAGRMLEELGPKQLLCGSEWPHVTAAHAYVPSYVETLEWLEGLVTDEDARERVLGETSTALYGFPQLKPVCLRK; translated from the coding sequence TTGGCGTTAACCCTCGACGATCCCGATCCACTGACCGAGTCCCTCGAGGCTGCCCTTCAGCTTGGCTTGCACTTGGAGGTGTCCGGCGGCATCGAAGGACGTGAGCGCTTGGCAGAGCTGCTCCTAGCCGACGGCCACCGTCTGGTGTTCCGAGGCTTCGGACTTGCGGACTGCGGCCGCGATCCCGCCTGGGATCCGCGCCTGCAGCGGCTTCTGGCGCTCGCTAAAGGCGCGAACGCGTGGGTGAAGCTGTCGGGGATCGGACGCGTCCCACATGGCTGGGCCCAAGCAGCGGCGGGCAGGATGCTAGAGGAGCTCGGCCCGAAACAGCTGCTCTGTGGGTCGGAGTGGCCGCACGTGACGGCCGCCCACGCCTATGTGCCATCCTATGTGGAGACCCTGGAATGGCTTGAGGGGCTCGTCACAGACGAGGACGCCCGAGAGCGGGTCCTCGGCGAGACGTCTACTGCGCTCTACGGATTTCCGCAACTAAAACCTGTATGCCTGCGGAAATGA
- a CDS encoding tyrosine-type recombinase/integrase, whose translation MTPSLGTLVQSFFTDHLPVQKGLRLGSIRSYRDTIRLFLCFVSEQRGRRIATLALDDLTFERSLAFLRHLEQERGNSVRTRNQRRAALNTFFAYLAVRAPEMLAVCQQVAAIPVKRTSLPDTHFLEREEVTALFRSLPRQGHLSLRDHTLLLFLYNTGARVQEVADLRIEHLELKPPAKVHLHGKGDKWRTCPLWDETVKHLQALLAQRGASPGEPVFCAPKARPLTRFGIYKIVRRHGASFDTHGPKSRRVSPHLFRHTAACHLLESGVEVNVIRSWLGHVSLDTTNRYAELTLRAKAEALRACELGSDISTVSRARVAWKDDKTLLDWLNSL comes from the coding sequence ATGACCCCCTCCCTCGGTACACTGGTTCAGTCATTTTTCACCGATCATCTCCCGGTACAGAAGGGCCTGCGGCTCGGTTCGATCCGCAGTTATCGTGACACGATTCGCCTGTTCCTGTGCTTCGTGTCCGAGCAGCGTGGTCGCCGGATTGCTACACTGGCCCTTGATGACCTGACGTTCGAACGAAGCCTGGCGTTCCTGAGGCACCTGGAGCAAGAGCGCGGTAACTCGGTGCGTACTCGCAATCAACGGCGGGCAGCACTGAACACCTTCTTTGCCTACCTCGCGGTGCGTGCACCCGAGATGCTGGCGGTCTGTCAGCAGGTCGCGGCGATCCCCGTCAAGCGCACATCATTGCCCGACACACATTTCCTCGAGCGGGAGGAGGTAACGGCATTGTTTCGTTCGCTGCCTCGACAAGGTCATCTCTCGCTGCGCGACCACACACTGTTGCTCTTCCTGTACAACACGGGCGCTCGGGTGCAGGAAGTTGCCGATCTTCGTATCGAGCACCTCGAACTCAAGCCGCCGGCCAAAGTCCACTTGCACGGCAAGGGTGACAAGTGGCGGACGTGCCCGCTTTGGGATGAGACAGTGAAGCATCTCCAGGCGCTCCTCGCCCAGCGTGGCGCATCGCCAGGCGAGCCAGTCTTCTGCGCTCCGAAGGCCCGCCCTCTAACGCGGTTCGGGATCTATAAGATTGTCCGACGACACGGCGCATCCTTCGATACACACGGGCCGAAATCCAGGCGGGTCAGTCCGCATCTATTCCGGCACACCGCTGCTTGCCACCTGCTGGAATCCGGTGTCGAAGTCAATGTCATACGGAGTTGGCTCGGGCACGTCAGTCTCGACACGACAAACCGTTATGCCGAGCTGACGCTGCGCGCTAAGGCCGAGGCGCTGCGCGCCTGCGAACTGGGTTCCGATATTTCAACGGTGTCCCGGGCTCGCGTCGCCTGGAAGGACGACAAAACCCTGCTCGACTGGCTCAACTCGCTGTAG